In Lycium barbarum isolate Lr01 chromosome 9, ASM1917538v2, whole genome shotgun sequence, the DNA window cctaAAGTCTTCTTTTTTAAAGAAACCTAAAGTCAATATGTACTTTGAATGGTCGAATATAAATCTCTCATTATTGAGTAATTATAAAGTCAACATTTCCGAAAAGATAGCCCTTAGTAGAGCATTGTTAAAGCGATGATATACTATTGATTTATGTAGATTATGAGGTGGGCAGTAACATGATTTGCTTTCTCCTACACAATTGAAAGCAACTTAAATCGACgtattttctttccttttggaAGAGTAAATAGGAAtttaaaagaaagaaatataaaatttattaGCTGCACTAATATTATACAATGAACAGGTTAAAATGACTTACAAATAGGTAATTGTCTAGAATAATTCTAATTTGGTaacttaaaagtgaaaataattTACTAAAAACTATTTTTCTCGTTAACTGGATAGATATAAGTAACGCAAGAGTTACAGATTGGCAGAATTGTTCGTCAGATGCGTCCAACACATTAATACTACAATCCGAAATATATCTTGTTAAATACCAAATGTGATTCGTAGAATGTCTTCCCAAACTGCTTTCTAGCAAACACTGGAGGAactttcaaaattctaagtttatCTGCATGAATGACCTGCATTCAGATATTAATAAAAGTGTAAATTGATTTCATTTTGATAGCATGTTGATTACCTCAGAGGAATTCAATGCTATTTCAATGCGAGTAAAATGTTACTGTAAAGCAATCTTTTAATCCATGATATCAATTAGTTCAGTGAGAGTATTTGTGATATTTAGACTATTTTTATGAAACCAATAATCCAGTCCATTACCATACACTAACCTATGTATGAAAATTAAATTCTTTTCGTAATGTCAACCATTTTCCCTGGGAAACTGCAGGGTGACACTGTCAACTATCTTCTCCCATTTGCAAGCTAGTGAGCAGACAATTGGCATACACGTTCTTAACTACCTTAATTAATGCATAAAATACTACTAATAATGTAACTAATTAAACATTTGTGGAATTAGAAAGAGGGACGAAAGAGCATGGATTATTTGTTGATGTACCCAATAGTAGTACTATAGACTATTTGTTGGGATTCCGTATGATGACATGTACGAAATCATTTACCTAATAATCAATCCCACTTTGCCACtatcaaaagaaaagaaacagagggggggggggggggggggtggatagTGGACTTCAAGAGGATTAGCAGTTGTATGTATCTACAAAATTGAGGGGAGTAAACTATGGTGAAATACAGTCACCCCCTAAACTTTATATTTCATTTTGTTTTCCAACCAAATTTACTACCAAGAAGTTCTCAAATGCCTCATTTTACCTAATCTTCGTTTTCCACGTGTTATAAAGTGGTAATGAAGAATTGACGTGAGTTTATATCTATACCTAAGATCGAGGTTAATGATATGTCAATGGAAGTGGATTTCACTGTCCCTTCTGTAAGGCATAAGAGGGTAAAACAAACAAGCTCCTCAGTTGTCCCTTAGTTCCACATATAGCTCCAGTCTATGACCAAAAGCATCAGAAATTGGAACGATATAAACATCTTGACAACTCATCATCAGAGCTTTTTTTCGTTTGTTTTAAAATTCCAACTGCTATATCAAAACCCTCCAAGCATAGGTATATAATGTAGGAACTCCTCCATTAGAAACATAAAGTAAACTTAAAACTCAAACTTCTATGTGGTTAAGATAGAGATTTGGCTAACAATTGCACTGCCCTGCAATCTCAAAATGACAGACAACGAGTTCAAAACATGATCCATCTTGAATTATGAAATCAGATTCTTTAATCTGGCATTTCCAGAACTGTAATATTGGATGAAACTGTTTTTTTCTCATGTCATAATTGGATTGTAAAACTTACGCTGTATCTTGATTATGGAAGAACATGTGAGCGAAAAATGAGGGGATAGGTGCAGCAAAATCCACTACTCCAACACACGGAAAGCAACGGTCCTTGCTTAAACTTGTCATGAAATGAAAAGGCTATTGGCTTGGGGTCATCACCAGGACCTCTAATGAACCCAACCAAAGATGCTGAAATGAGTGGACTTCTTCTAACATCATATATTGCTATAAGACCCGTGTACATATCATCCCCATCTCGATAAGACAAGGCTAGACGCTCTCCAGAACCATCCCATGCTATCTTATCTATTCCTTGACTGCCCGTCAACGACTGTATCTCTGGCAACTCAACGGGTATAAGATGTGCATCTAGAGACGGTGGCCTTGTTGCAAAGTGAATGGAACCCAATGTTGAAGATTCGGAGAAAGCGACGAGTATTCTACTACCATCAGGATCCCAAGCTGCTCCCATGACAAAACCATTTGTTGACGACCATGGTTCTGATGTCCATGTATTAGTCTCCCAGAGATAGAATGTCCCATCAAATTTGGCAGAGAAGAAATAGTCTCCTGACGGAGACCATCTCAACAAAGATATGCCCCCTAAGCCACGTCGAATAGGTGTACCCACTCCTTGAGCAACATCCCAAATCATGAATGAAGAGCTCTCAAATGAAGCCGATGCCAAATACTTTCCGTTTGGGCTCCACGAAAGTGCAGTAATTTGTTCACCTTCAAGACTTTTTAGGAAGTCCACAAGAGTCCATTTAGTTCCTGAGCCTCTAGAGAGAGTCCCCAATGTGACACCTGATCTCACTGAAGCTGTATTACCTGGATATGAAGCAGACCAAATGCAAATCCCACCCTTGCACGCCACAGCAAGTGCCCTCCCGCCATTTGGCCGCCATGCTACACTTCTAACATCTTTTTGGGATTCATTGATCAAAATGCAAGGGCTCTCTCCTTCAGAATCTACATAATCACGAATTGTCACCTGATGTGGCCCTGAAAGAAAGGCTAATATATGCTTGTGCTGGTGCCAATCAAGGAC includes these proteins:
- the LOC132609166 gene encoding aladin → MPSFPRPGEVTICEINRDLITADKLSDDGAKETYGKVLGMLFSPVPFQSENLSSALSSEQGAEQRKSGLLSAALQAVSTGSLRHFIRPIDVKLLQDVDFHVLDWHQHKHILAFLSGPHQVTIRDYVDSEGESPCILINESQKDVRSVAWRPNGGRALAVACKGGICIWSASYPGNTASVRSGVTLGTLSRGSGTKWTLVDFLKSLEGEQITALSWSPNGKYLASASFESSSFMIWDVAQGVGTPIRRGLGGISLLRWSPSGDYFFSAKFDGTFYLWETNTWTSEPWSSTNGFVMGAAWDPDGSRILVAFSESSTLGSIHFATRPPSLDAHLIPVELPEIQSLTGSQGIDKIAWDGSGERLALSYRDGDDMYTGLIAIYDVRRSPLISASLVGFIRGPGDDPKPIAFSFHDKFKQGPLLSVCWSSGFCCTYPLIFRSHVLP